In Selenomonas dianae, a genomic segment contains:
- a CDS encoding DUF1064 domain-containing protein codes for MCGRTFDSKREAEVYLELLAQKQAGEIVRIGFQPSYTLLAGFVDNTGKKQRPITYTADFFVTYADGRREVIEVKGVRTRDYLLRKKLFLHMMREKDIVFREVR; via the coding sequence GTGTGCGGGCGCACCTTTGACAGCAAGCGGGAAGCGGAGGTGTATCTGGAACTGCTCGCACAGAAACAGGCGGGGGAGATCGTGCGCATCGGCTTCCAACCGTCCTATACGCTCCTTGCGGGGTTCGTGGACAACACGGGAAAGAAGCAGCGTCCCATCACCTACACGGCGGATTTTTTCGTCACCTACGCCGACGGACGCAGAGAGGTGATCGAGGTGAAGGGCGTACGTACACGGGACTATCTGCTGCGGAAAAAGCTGTTCCTGCACATGATGCGAGAGAAGGACATTGTTTTTCGGGAGGTGCGGTGA